Proteins encoded by one window of Superficieibacter sp. HKU1:
- a CDS encoding nucleoside recognition domain-containing protein gives MKNTSPGQEKVSWVGYLAFFITVIFFSGMFAKSTEWWRVFDFTVLNGSFGQINAAGEKALSFRGTGGTGAKDGFLFALELAPSVILSLGIISVTEGLGGLRAAQQLMTPILRPLLGIPGICSLALIANLQNTDAAAGMTKEMAEEGVISEEERAIFAMYQTSGSAIITNYFSSAAALFTTITVPVITPLAVILVFKFIGANLLRLWIAQIESRQARRA, from the coding sequence ATGAAAAATACCTCTCCGGGACAGGAGAAGGTCAGTTGGGTAGGCTATCTGGCTTTTTTTATCACCGTTATCTTCTTTTCAGGTATGTTCGCGAAGAGCACCGAATGGTGGCGAGTATTTGATTTTACGGTCTTAAACGGTTCATTCGGGCAGATTAATGCGGCAGGTGAAAAAGCCCTCTCCTTTCGGGGTACCGGCGGCACCGGCGCAAAAGATGGTTTTCTTTTTGCACTGGAGCTGGCTCCCTCAGTCATTCTCTCGCTTGGCATTATTTCCGTTACTGAAGGGCTGGGCGGATTGCGTGCCGCCCAGCAGCTGATGACCCCCATCCTGCGTCCGCTGCTCGGCATTCCTGGCATCTGTTCTCTGGCGCTGATCGCCAACCTGCAAAATACCGATGCGGCAGCAGGGATGACCAAAGAGATGGCGGAAGAAGGCGTCATCAGCGAGGAGGAAAGAGCCATTTTTGCCATGTATCAGACCAGCGGCAGTGCCATTATTACCAACTATTTTTCTTCCGCCGCTGCGCTGTTTACCACCATTACCGTTCCGGTTATAACGCCACTGGCCGTGATCCTCGTGTTCAAATTTATCGGCGCAAACCTGCTCAGGCTGTGGATTGCCCAGATAGAAAGCCGTCAGGCAAGGAGAGCGTAA
- a CDS encoding YfcZ/YiiS family protein, producing the protein MSKCSADETPVCCCMDVGTIMDNTDCTASYSRVFANRADAEETLAALTEKARGVESEPCQITSNFTDVTEGVKLDIDFQFACEAETLIFQLGLR; encoded by the coding sequence ATGAGTAAATGTAGTGCTGATGAAACCCCGGTTTGCTGCTGTATGGATGTTGGTACCATTATGGACAACACCGACTGTACCGCATCTTACAGCCGTGTATTCGCTAACCGCGCTGACGCGGAAGAGACGCTGGCGGCGCTGACTGAAAAAGCACGCGGCGTTGAATCTGAGCCATGCCAGATTACCTCCAACTTTACCGATGTAACTGAAGGCGTAAAACTGGATATCGACTTCCAGTTTGCCTGTGAAGCCGAAACGCTCATTTTCCAGCTCGGCCTGCGTTAA
- the fadI gene encoding acetyl-CoA C-acyltransferase FadI produces MSQALPLVTRQGDRIAIVSGLRTPFVRQATAFHGVPAIDLGKMVVGEMLARSEIPAEIIEQLVFGQVVQMPEAPNIAREIVLGTGMSVHTDAYSVSRACATSFQAVANVAESLMAGTIRAGIAGGADSSSVLPIGVSKKLARTLVDANKARTLSQRLQLFSRLRLRDLLPVPPAVAEYSTGLRMGDTAEQMAKSWGITREEQDALAHRSHQLAARAWEEGKLAEEVMTAYAPPYRDPVERDNNVRTNSSLADYAKLRPAFDRKQGTVTAANSTPLTDGAAAVILMTESRARELGLVPLGYLRSYAFTAIDVWQDMLLGPAWATPLALDRAGLTLADLTLFDMHEAFASQTLTNLKMLASDRFAREVLGRTQAAGEVDDSKFNVLGGSIAYGHPFAATGARMITQTLHELRRRGGGFGLVTACAAGGLGAAMVLEAE; encoded by the coding sequence ATGAGTCAGGCATTACCGCTTGTCACCCGTCAGGGCGATCGCATTGCCATTGTTTCCGGGTTACGGACGCCTTTTGTCCGCCAGGCAACCGCCTTTCATGGCGTTCCGGCTATCGATCTGGGAAAAATGGTGGTCGGTGAGATGCTGGCCCGCAGCGAGATCCCAGCGGAAATCATCGAACAACTGGTCTTTGGTCAGGTAGTGCAGATGCCGGAAGCACCCAATATCGCCCGTGAAATCGTGCTCGGCACCGGCATGAGCGTGCATACTGACGCGTACAGCGTCAGCCGCGCCTGTGCCACCAGCTTTCAGGCGGTGGCAAACGTGGCGGAAAGCCTGATGGCCGGGACTATTCGCGCCGGGATCGCCGGTGGCGCGGACTCTTCTTCTGTTTTACCCATTGGCGTCAGTAAAAAACTGGCCCGTACGCTGGTGGATGCGAACAAAGCCCGCACCCTGAGCCAGCGCCTGCAACTCTTTTCCCGCCTGCGCTTACGTGATTTATTGCCGGTGCCGCCTGCGGTCGCCGAGTATTCGACCGGTTTGCGGATGGGCGATACAGCGGAACAAATGGCGAAAAGCTGGGGGATCACGCGTGAAGAACAGGATGCGCTGGCCCATCGTTCCCACCAGCTTGCCGCCCGCGCGTGGGAGGAGGGGAAGCTGGCAGAGGAAGTGATGACGGCTTATGCACCGCCTTACCGCGACCCGGTTGAGCGCGATAATAACGTGCGCACCAACTCCTCGCTGGCTGACTATGCCAAACTGCGCCCGGCGTTCGACCGTAAGCAAGGGACGGTAACGGCGGCGAACAGTACGCCGCTGACCGACGGTGCCGCAGCAGTGATCCTGATGACCGAATCACGCGCCAGGGAGCTGGGGCTGGTGCCGCTTGGCTACCTGCGCAGTTACGCCTTTACCGCCATCGATGTCTGGCAGGATATGCTGCTCGGCCCGGCATGGGCCACGCCGCTGGCGCTGGATCGCGCAGGCTTAACGCTCGCCGATTTAACCCTGTTCGATATGCATGAAGCGTTTGCTTCACAGACCTTAACCAACCTGAAGATGCTTGCCAGCGACCGCTTTGCCCGCGAGGTGCTGGGACGAACTCAGGCCGCGGGGGAAGTCGATGACAGTAAGTTTAACGTGCTTGGGGGATCGATCGCCTACGGTCATCCTTTCGCGGCTACCGGGGCGCGGATGATCACCCAGACGCTGCACGAACTTCGTCGTCGCGGTGGCGGTTTTGGTTTAGTGACCGCCTGCGCGGCAGGTGGTCTTGGCGCGGCAATGGTTCTGGAGGCCGAATAA
- a CDS encoding formate/nitrite transporter family protein: MDKLEEEKVGKEEDEHAVESDENSQGKDIEVDEDRLPSRAMAIHEHIRQDGEKELERDAMALLWSAIAAGLSMGASLLAKGIFHVQLEGVPGGFLLENLGYTFGFVIVIMARQQLFTENTVTAVLPIMQSPTLRNIGLLLRLWGVVLLGNLIGTGVAAWAFEYMPVFDEPTRDAFVKIGMDIMKNTPFEMFANAIISGWIIATMVWMFPSAGSAKIVVIILMTWLIALADTTHIVVGTVEVLYLVFNGTLHWQEFFWPFALPTLAGNICGGTFIFALLSHAQIRNDMSNARKAEAKAQAKDRKKEAKQG; encoded by the coding sequence ATGGACAAATTAGAAGAAGAAAAAGTGGGTAAAGAGGAAGACGAGCACGCGGTAGAGAGCGACGAAAACTCGCAGGGTAAAGACATCGAAGTTGATGAGGACCGCCTTCCCTCCCGTGCGATGGCAATCCACGAACATATTCGCCAGGATGGGGAAAAAGAGCTGGAGCGCGATGCGATGGCCCTGCTGTGGTCAGCCATTGCCGCCGGCCTGTCGATGGGAGCATCTCTGCTTGCCAAAGGCATTTTTCACGTTCAGCTCGAAGGCGTGCCGGGCGGTTTTCTGCTGGAAAACCTGGGCTACACCTTTGGCTTTGTGATTGTCATCATGGCGCGCCAGCAGCTTTTTACGGAAAATACCGTCACGGCGGTGCTGCCGATTATGCAAAGCCCGACGTTGCGTAATATTGGCCTGCTGCTCAGGCTGTGGGGCGTGGTGCTGCTGGGTAACCTGATCGGCACCGGCGTCGCCGCCTGGGCATTTGAATATATGCCGGTGTTTGATGAGCCAACCCGCGATGCGTTTGTAAAAATCGGTATGGACATCATGAAGAACACGCCGTTTGAGATGTTTGCCAACGCCATTATTTCCGGCTGGATTATTGCCACTATGGTATGGATGTTCCCTTCCGCAGGCTCGGCAAAAATCGTGGTGATCATTCTGATGACCTGGCTTATCGCCCTGGCAGATACCACGCACATCGTGGTGGGCACGGTCGAGGTGCTGTATCTGGTGTTTAACGGCACCCTGCACTGGCAGGAGTTTTTCTGGCCTTTCGCCCTGCCGACCCTTGCCGGTAATATCTGCGGCGGCACCTTTATTTTCGCCCTGCTCAGTCACGCGCAAATCCGCAATGACATGAGTAACGCACGTAAAGCGGAAGCAAAGGCACAGGCTAAAGATCGGAAAAAAGAGGCTAAACAAGGCTGA
- a CDS encoding YjiG family protein, which yields MTVQTRKNIMDLFTDGARRGFTIATTSLLPNVVMAFVIIQALTVTGLLEIVGKICEPVMALWGLPGEAATVLLAAVMSMGGGVGVCASLVISGVLNGHDATVLLPAIYLMGNPVQNVGRCLGTAGVKPKYYPHIITICVINALLSLWVMQALV from the coding sequence GTGACCGTACAAACACGTAAAAATATCATGGATCTCTTTACTGACGGGGCGCGACGCGGTTTTACCATCGCCACGACCAGTCTACTGCCCAACGTGGTGATGGCGTTCGTTATCATTCAGGCGCTGACCGTCACCGGACTGCTTGAGATCGTCGGTAAAATTTGCGAGCCCGTCATGGCGCTGTGGGGTCTGCCGGGAGAAGCGGCAACGGTACTGCTGGCCGCGGTCATGAGCATGGGTGGCGGCGTGGGGGTATGCGCCAGTCTGGTGATATCCGGTGTACTAAACGGTCACGATGCCACGGTGCTGCTGCCCGCCATTTATTTGATGGGGAATCCGGTACAAAACGTGGGTCGCTGCCTGGGTACAGCAGGCGTGAAGCCAAAATATTACCCGCACATTATTACTATTTGTGTCATCAACGCCCTGCTCTCCTTGTGGGTGATGCAGGCACTGGTTTAA
- the iadA gene encoding beta-aspartyl-peptidase, with the protein MNLSVLGLKLFRQAAVYSPNHLGLRDVLVAGGKIVAIELTIDPQALPDCEVIELNGAILCPGFIDQHVHLIGGGGEAGPHTRTPEVRLSDLIKAGITSVVGLLGTDGITRHPESLLAKTRALEYEGISAWMLTGSYSLPSTTLTGSIDRDVALFDKVIGVKCAISDHRSSAPQTSELATMAAQARTGGLLGGKAGISVFHMGDSPRLLEPIYEVLQNSDVPITKLLPTHVNRSEALFLAAQHFAREGGYIDITSSIDAPVDPATAIATALTDKVHLSRLTLSSDGNGSQPEFDEEGNLIGFGVAGFDSMPETVRQLVQQHNLPLDVALHPLTRNVAEFLGLAHKGQIAVGCDADLVVLNDDLRVQDVWAKGKAMMRDGSVCVKGTFE; encoded by the coding sequence ATGAATTTGTCAGTGCTGGGGCTGAAACTTTTCCGTCAGGCGGCTGTGTATTCACCCAATCATCTGGGCCTGCGGGATGTGCTGGTGGCCGGCGGCAAGATTGTCGCTATTGAGTTGACTATCGACCCACAGGCATTACCCGACTGCGAAGTGATCGAGCTGAACGGCGCGATTCTGTGCCCGGGATTTATCGATCAGCATGTTCATTTGATCGGCGGCGGCGGCGAGGCGGGTCCGCATACCCGTACACCTGAAGTGCGCTTATCAGATCTGATTAAAGCGGGCATCACCTCGGTTGTTGGACTGCTGGGCACGGATGGTATTACGCGTCATCCGGAATCATTACTCGCCAAAACGCGCGCGCTGGAATACGAAGGTATCAGCGCGTGGATGCTGACCGGCTCCTACTCTCTTCCTTCCACCACGCTTACTGGCAGTATCGACCGTGATGTGGCGCTGTTCGATAAAGTGATCGGCGTAAAATGCGCTATCTCCGATCATCGTTCTTCCGCGCCGCAAACCAGCGAGCTGGCGACGATGGCCGCGCAGGCAAGAACCGGTGGGCTTCTGGGCGGCAAAGCAGGCATTAGCGTTTTTCATATGGGAGACAGCCCACGATTGCTTGAACCGATCTATGAGGTGTTGCAGAATTCCGATGTTCCCATCACTAAGCTCCTGCCAACGCACGTTAATCGTTCAGAAGCGCTTTTTTTAGCGGCGCAGCATTTTGCCCGTGAAGGCGGCTATATCGATATCACCAGCAGCATTGATGCACCCGTCGATCCGGCGACAGCGATTGCCACCGCGCTGACGGACAAAGTCCATCTGTCACGCCTGACGTTAAGTTCAGACGGTAACGGTAGCCAGCCGGAATTTGATGAAGAAGGCAACTTAATCGGCTTCGGCGTGGCGGGTTTTGACTCAATGCCGGAAACGGTCCGCCAGTTGGTACAGCAGCATAACCTCCCGCTGGACGTGGCGCTGCATCCGTTGACCCGCAATGTCGCCGAGTTCCTGGGCCTGGCGCATAAAGGCCAAATCGCAGTGGGCTGCGATGCGGACCTGGTGGTGTTAAATGACGATCTGCGCGTGCAGGACGTCTGGGCAAAAGGAAAGGCCATGATGCGTGATGGCAGTGTCTGCGTTAAGGGCACGTTTGAATAA
- the alaC gene encoding alanine transaminase — protein MAEFTPERRFTRIDRLPPYVFNITAELKMAARRRGEDIIDFSMGNPDGATPPHIVEKLCTVAQRPDTHGYSTSRGIPRLRRAISRWYQDRYAVDIDPESEAIVTIGSKEGLAHLMLATLDHGDTVLVPNPSYPIHIYGAVIAGAQVRSVPLVEGVDFFNELERAIRESYPKPKMMILGFPSNPTAQCVELEFFEKVVALAKRYDVLVVHDLAYADIVYDGWKAPSIMQVPGARDVAVEFFTLSKSYNMAGWRIGFMVGNKTLVNALARIKSYHDYGTFTPLQVAAIAALEGDQQCVKDIAEQYKRRRDVLVKGLHEAGWMVEMPKASMYVWAKIPDQYAAMGSLEFAKKLLQDAKVCVSPGIGFGDYGDTHVRFALIENRDRIRQAIRGIKAMFRADGLLPAAPKVVAESAGQE, from the coding sequence ATGGCTGAGTTCACTCCTGAACGCCGTTTCACGCGTATCGATCGTCTTCCCCCTTATGTGTTTAATATTACGGCTGAGCTGAAAATGGCTGCGCGTCGGCGCGGCGAAGATATTATCGATTTCAGTATGGGCAACCCCGATGGGGCGACGCCGCCGCACATTGTTGAAAAACTGTGTACCGTGGCGCAGCGTCCCGATACGCACGGCTACTCTACCTCACGCGGCATTCCGCGCCTGCGGCGTGCTATCTCGCGCTGGTATCAGGATCGCTATGCGGTCGATATCGATCCGGAAAGCGAAGCCATTGTCACCATCGGATCGAAAGAAGGGCTGGCGCATTTGATGCTGGCGACGCTCGATCATGGCGATACGGTGCTGGTGCCGAATCCCAGTTATCCGATCCATATTTATGGTGCGGTAATAGCGGGCGCGCAAGTGCGCTCCGTCCCGCTGGTGGAAGGCGTCGATTTCTTTAATGAGCTTGAGCGGGCTATCCGGGAAAGCTACCCCAAGCCGAAGATGATGATCCTCGGTTTCCCGTCGAATCCTACCGCGCAATGCGTGGAGCTGGAATTTTTTGAAAAAGTCGTCGCGCTGGCAAAGCGTTACGATGTGCTGGTGGTGCACGATCTGGCCTATGCGGATATTGTCTACGACGGCTGGAAAGCCCCGTCCATTATGCAGGTTCCCGGCGCGCGTGATGTGGCGGTTGAATTTTTCACCCTGTCGAAAAGTTACAATATGGCGGGCTGGCGTATCGGTTTTATGGTGGGGAATAAAACGCTGGTCAACGCGCTGGCACGGATTAAGAGCTATCACGACTACGGTACGTTCACGCCGCTTCAGGTGGCGGCCATTGCCGCTCTGGAAGGCGATCAGCAATGCGTGAAGGACATTGCCGAACAGTATAAGCGCCGCCGCGATGTGCTGGTAAAAGGGCTGCATGAAGCCGGATGGATGGTTGAGATGCCTAAAGCGTCTATGTACGTATGGGCCAAAATTCCGGATCAATATGCGGCCATGGGCTCGCTGGAATTCGCTAAAAAGCTGCTGCAGGATGCAAAAGTCTGCGTTTCGCCGGGCATCGGCTTTGGCGATTATGGCGATACTCACGTTCGCTTTGCGCTGATCGAGAACCGCGATCGCATCCGTCAGGCTATTCGTGGCATTAAAGCCATGTTCCGGGCGGATGGCCTGCTTCCTGCTGCGCCGAAGGTTGTGGCGGAAAGCGCCGGGCAGGAATGA
- a CDS encoding non-oxidative hydroxyarylic acid decarboxylases subunit D: MICPRCADEHIEVMAISPVKDIWTVYQCQHCLYTWRDTEPLRRTSREHYPEAFRMTQKDIDESPMVPGIPPLLTADKR, encoded by the coding sequence ATGATTTGTCCACGTTGCGCCGATGAACATATTGAAGTAATGGCGATATCGCCGGTAAAAGATATCTGGACGGTATACCAGTGCCAGCACTGCCTGTACACCTGGCGCGATACCGAACCGCTGCGCCGTACCAGCCGCGAGCATTATCCAGAAGCGTTTCGCATGACGCAGAAAGATATTGATGAATCACCGATGGTACCGGGCATTCCGCCCTTGCTGACGGCGGATAAACGCTAA
- a CDS encoding non-oxidative hydroxyarylic acid decarboxylases subunit C — translation MAFDDLRSFLQALDDQGQLLKISEEVNAEPDLAAAANATGRIGDGAPALWFDNIRGFTSARVAMNTIGSWQNHAISLGLAMNTPVRKQIDEFIRRWDNFPVAPERRTNPPWAENTVDGDAINLFDILPLFRLNDGDGGFYLDKACVVSRDPLDPDNFGKQNVGIYRMEVKGKRKLGLQPIPMHDIALHLHKAEERGEDLPIAITLGNDPIITLMGATPLKYDQSEYEMAGALRESPYPIATAPLTGFDVPWGSEVILEGVIESRKREIEGPFGEFTGHYSGGRNMTVVRIDKVSYRNRPIFESLYLGMPWTEIDYLMGPATCVPLYQQLKAEFPEVQAVNAMYTHGLLAIISTKKRYGGFARAVGLRAMTTPHGLGYVKMVIMVDEDVDPFNLPQVMWALSSKVNPAGDLVQLPNMSVLELDPGSSPAGITDKLIIDATTPVAPDNRGHYSQPVQDLPETKAWAEKLTAMLANRK, via the coding sequence ATGGCTTTCGATGACTTACGCAGCTTTTTGCAGGCGCTGGATGACCAGGGGCAACTGCTGAAAATCAGTGAAGAGGTCAATGCCGAGCCGGATCTGGCCGCCGCCGCGAATGCGACGGGCCGTATCGGCGACGGCGCACCTGCACTGTGGTTTGATAATATTCGCGGTTTCACCAGCGCCCGTGTGGCCATGAATACTATCGGCTCCTGGCAGAACCATGCGATTTCGCTGGGATTAGCGATGAACACGCCGGTGAGAAAACAAATCGACGAGTTTATCCGCCGCTGGGACAATTTCCCCGTTGCGCCGGAACGCCGCACAAATCCGCCGTGGGCGGAAAACACCGTTGACGGTGACGCTATCAACCTGTTCGACATTCTGCCGCTGTTCCGCCTCAATGACGGCGACGGCGGTTTCTATCTCGACAAAGCCTGCGTCGTTTCCCGCGATCCGCTCGATCCGGATAATTTTGGCAAGCAGAACGTCGGCATCTACCGTATGGAAGTCAAAGGCAAACGCAAACTTGGCCTGCAACCGATCCCGATGCACGACATTGCGCTGCATCTCCATAAAGCGGAGGAGCGCGGCGAAGATTTGCCGATTGCCATCACCCTTGGTAACGATCCGATCATCACGCTGATGGGCGCGACGCCGCTGAAATACGATCAGTCTGAGTATGAAATGGCCGGAGCGTTACGCGAAAGCCCCTACCCGATTGCGACCGCGCCGCTGACCGGCTTTGACGTGCCGTGGGGTTCGGAGGTGATCCTCGAAGGGGTGATTGAAAGCCGCAAGCGTGAAATTGAAGGGCCGTTCGGCGAATTTACCGGTCACTATTCGGGTGGTCGTAACATGACCGTCGTACGTATTGATAAAGTCTCTTATCGCAACAGGCCGATTTTTGAATCGCTGTATCTGGGGATGCCGTGGACGGAAATCGACTACCTGATGGGGCCAGCTACCTGCGTGCCGTTGTATCAGCAACTGAAAGCCGAGTTCCCGGAAGTGCAGGCGGTTAACGCCATGTACACCCACGGTCTGCTGGCCATTATCTCTACCAAAAAACGCTACGGCGGCTTTGCTCGCGCGGTTGGCCTGCGCGCCATGACCACGCCGCACGGTCTGGGTTACGTGAAAATGGTCATTATGGTCGATGAAGACGTTGACCCGTTCAACTTGCCGCAGGTGATGTGGGCGCTCTCCTCGAAGGTCAACCCGGCGGGGGATTTGGTGCAGCTACCGAACATGTCGGTGCTGGAACTTGACCCCGGTTCCAGTCCGGCGGGGATCACCGACAAATTGATTATCGACGCCACTACTCCGGTTGCGCCGGACAACCGTGGTCACTACAGCCAGCCGGTGCAGGATCTACCTGAAACTAAAGCCTGGGCTGAAAAACTGACCGCTATGCTGGCCAACCGTAAGTAA
- the mlaA gene encoding phospholipid-binding lipoprotein MlaA yields MNFRLSALAVGATLLVGCASSGDQQGRSDPFEGFNRTMYDFNFNVVDPYVLRPVAVAWRDYVPQPARTGLGNFTGNLEEPATMVNYFLQGDPYQGMVHFTRFFLNTILGMGGFIDVAGMANPKLQRVEPHRFGSTLGHYDVGYGPYLQLPFYGSFTLREDVGDMADTTYPVLSWLTWPLSLGKWAVEGVETRAQLLDSDGLLRQSSDPYIMVREAYFQRHDFIANGGELKPQENPNAKAIEGDLKDIDSE; encoded by the coding sequence ATGAATTTTCGGCTGTCGGCGCTTGCAGTGGGCGCTACTTTACTGGTGGGCTGCGCAAGCTCCGGGGACCAACAGGGGCGTTCAGATCCTTTCGAAGGATTTAACCGCACCATGTACGATTTCAACTTTAACGTGGTGGACCCGTATGTTCTGCGTCCTGTTGCGGTGGCGTGGCGCGATTATGTGCCGCAGCCTGCACGTACCGGCCTGGGCAATTTCACCGGCAACCTTGAGGAGCCGGCGACGATGGTTAACTATTTCCTGCAAGGCGATCCGTATCAGGGGATGGTGCATTTCACCCGCTTCTTCCTGAACACGATATTAGGAATGGGGGGCTTTATCGACGTGGCCGGTATGGCGAATCCGAAACTGCAGCGTGTTGAGCCGCACCGTTTTGGCAGTACGCTCGGTCATTATGACGTAGGTTATGGCCCTTATTTGCAGCTTCCTTTCTACGGTAGCTTTACCCTGCGTGAAGATGTCGGCGACATGGCGGATACGACCTATCCGGTACTCTCCTGGCTGACATGGCCGTTGTCATTGGGTAAATGGGCGGTGGAAGGTGTCGAAACCCGTGCGCAACTGCTGGATTCCGACGGTCTGCTGCGTCAGTCTTCCGACCCGTATATTATGGTCCGTGAAGCCTACTTCCAGCGACATGACTTTATCGCTAACGGCGGCGAGCTGAAGCCGCAGGAAAACCCGAACGCTAAGGCGATTGAGGGCGATTTGAAGGATATCGACTCAGAATAA
- the ypdK gene encoding membrane protein YpdK, giving the protein MKYFFMGLSVMVIVWAGTFALMI; this is encoded by the coding sequence GTGAAATATTTTTTTATGGGCCTTTCGGTGATGGTAATTGTCTGGGCCGGAACATTTGCCTTAATGATCTGA
- the fadL gene encoding long-chain fatty acid transporter FadL — MSQKTRFTKSALAVAVAIVSTQAWSAGFQLNEFSSSGLGRAYSGEGAIADDAGNVSRNPALITMFDRPTFSGGAVFVDPDVNVSGRSVIGNDASQDNIAPTAWVPNLHFVAPINDQFGWGASVTSNYGLATEFNDSFAAGSMGGTTDLETLNLNLSGAYRLSNSWSFGLGFDAVYARAKVERYAGDLPQIIGANIPALVRSGQLTPQQAAAVGAQAGGISRDTQIAHLKGDEWGFGWNAGILYEVDKNNRYALTYRSEIKVDFDGDYKSSLPATLNPINAALGLGLPYGTGGSTIDGSLSLHLPEMWEVSGYNRVAPKWAVHYSLAYTSWSQFQELKAKGDGGNTLFYKDEGFKDAYRIALGTTYYMDDNWTFRSGIAFDDSPVPADQRSISIPDQDRLWLSAGTTYAFNKDASVDAGVSYMHGQHVKFEEGPYQFKSEGKAWLYGVNFNYAF; from the coding sequence ATGAGCCAGAAAACCCGGTTCACCAAGTCTGCTCTCGCAGTGGCAGTGGCAATCGTTTCAACCCAGGCCTGGTCAGCAGGCTTCCAGCTAAATGAATTTTCTTCCTCTGGTCTTGGCCGGGCTTATTCAGGCGAAGGTGCTATTGCCGATGACGCCGGTAACGTCAGCCGTAACCCAGCTCTTATTACCATGTTTGATCGCCCCACCTTTTCAGGCGGTGCGGTTTTTGTTGACCCGGATGTGAACGTATCGGGCCGCTCTGTTATTGGCAATGATGCCAGTCAGGATAATATTGCGCCGACTGCATGGGTGCCTAACCTGCACTTTGTAGCCCCGATTAACGATCAATTTGGCTGGGGCGCTTCCGTCACTTCCAACTATGGTCTGGCAACCGAATTTAATGACAGTTTCGCTGCAGGATCGATGGGCGGGACAACCGATCTTGAAACCCTGAACCTTAATTTAAGCGGCGCTTATCGCCTGAGTAATAGCTGGAGCTTCGGCCTCGGTTTTGATGCCGTCTACGCGCGAGCGAAAGTTGAGCGCTACGCGGGCGATCTGCCGCAAATCATCGGTGCAAATATTCCTGCGCTGGTGCGCTCTGGCCAGCTTACGCCGCAGCAGGCAGCCGCTGTTGGCGCACAGGCGGGCGGGATTAGCCGCGATACGCAAATTGCGCATCTGAAAGGCGACGAGTGGGGTTTCGGCTGGAACGCCGGTATTCTGTATGAAGTTGATAAGAATAACCGCTATGCCCTGACCTACCGCTCGGAAATTAAAGTCGACTTTGACGGCGACTATAAAAGCAGCCTCCCGGCAACGCTGAATCCGATTAATGCCGCGCTGGGCCTCGGCCTGCCATACGGTACCGGCGGTTCAACCATTGACGGTTCACTCAGCCTGCATCTGCCTGAAATGTGGGAAGTCTCCGGCTATAACCGCGTTGCACCGAAATGGGCGGTTCACTACAGCCTGGCCTATACCAGCTGGAGCCAGTTCCAGGAGCTGAAAGCGAAAGGTGACGGCGGTAATACCCTGTTCTACAAAGATGAAGGCTTTAAAGACGCCTACCGTATTGCGCTGGGAACGACCTATTATATGGATGATAACTGGACCTTCCGCAGCGGTATCGCCTTTGATGACAGCCCGGTTCCGGCGGATCAGCGCTCGATCTCGATTCCTGACCAGGACCGCCTGTGGCTGAGCGCCGGTACAACTTATGCCTTTAATAAAGATGCGTCGGTGGATGCGGGTGTTTCTTACATGCACGGCCAGCACGTCAAATTTGAAGAAGGTCCATACCAGTTCAAATCTGAAGGTAAGGCCTGGCTGTACGGCGTTAACTTTAACTACGCGTTCTAA
- a CDS encoding MarR family transcriptional regulator yields the protein MKLRDEAFHLLRQLFQQHTARWQHDLPELTKPQYAVMRAIEEHQGIEQVALTEAAVSTKATLAEMLSRMESRGLVRREPDPADKRRRFVFLTEEGKSVLEKSRPVGDGVDEAFLTKLSAGEREQFSALIGKMME from the coding sequence ATGAAATTACGGGATGAAGCATTTCATCTGTTACGCCAGCTCTTTCAGCAACATACCGCCCGCTGGCAGCACGACTTGCCTGAACTGACCAAACCACAATATGCCGTGATGCGTGCTATTGAAGAACATCAGGGCATTGAACAGGTTGCGCTGACGGAAGCGGCGGTAAGTACCAAAGCCACGCTGGCGGAAATGCTGAGCCGCATGGAAAGCCGTGGTCTGGTGCGGCGGGAGCCCGATCCTGCAGATAAACGTCGCCGGTTTGTGTTTCTGACCGAAGAGGGGAAAAGCGTGCTGGAGAAAAGCAGGCCCGTTGGCGACGGTGTCGATGAGGCGTTTCTGACGAAACTGAGTGCCGGGGAGCGCGAGCAATTTAGCGCCTTGATTGGCAAAATGATGGAGTAA